One window from the genome of Cuculus canorus isolate bCucCan1 chromosome 12, bCucCan1.pri, whole genome shotgun sequence encodes:
- the LOC104064860 gene encoding LOW QUALITY PROTEIN: mucosa-associated lymphoid tissue lymphoma translocation protein 1 (The sequence of the model RefSeq protein was modified relative to this genomic sequence to represent the inferred CDS: deleted 1 base in 1 codon) — translation MQGGITITEQPVSVSVPVGYAVTLRCRAEGHTALRYQWFCQHQSICRLIPGATDPDLLITAQQTQLYTCRINDRNKTAVFSDWVKVEVHQCVARGLPPQLWQGEPVIVLNPTEQRLEVGKPLQLQCAAMGVPAPSYQWYRNGNLLEHQKKKKLWVTLPWDGSEPLAAEISPATVSDAGTYLCCASNSLGEHWTSAVDVHLGVCDPEEFFATGKIALLVGNNRYQHHPNLMAPVTDVFELSRLLEQLGFQVVSLLDLNKAEMVAAVSQFLQLLGKGVYAIFYYAGHGYEHSGRNYMVPVDAPQPYVPENCISVQRILQKMQQQRTALNLVLLDTCRKWYNRQCALSQVQPLEPWGNTVYGYATCEDAEAYELQDGEYSSGIFMKYLKKHILQNKKVTHMLEDVLEDIGRDPLVTGKQVMEIKHTLKEARSLTDPICPLGATAERWGHGHELGSEMVTFPCGVRVELHFPRLFSNVVSVCAKLQPPPAHVADARLRLCWPSEMDSVAVLNESRLEQVESLLTSLYKREELDCVLQLCGLQKIQMDVVLQLDLHYTHLRTRQRTLESRQTTLPKPLLWQCFSQRSRSPPSTPRTPVPDPKGQASLRMGSSHSLPSGNPSNSSSEPEENDESDLGELCSALLRAGPGQGYP, via the exons ATGCAGGGAG GCATCACCATCACAGAGCAGCCGGTGTCCGTCTCGGTGCCCGTGGGGTACGCGGTGACGCTGCGGTGCCGTGCCGAGGGCCACACGGCGCTGCGGTACCAGTGGTTCTGCCAGCACCAG TCCATTTGCCGGCTGATTCCTGGGGCCACTGATCCAGACTTGCTCATCACCGCGCAACAGACCCAGCTCTACACCTGCAGGATCAACGACCGCAACAAAACTGCTGTCTTCTCTGACTGGGTGAAGGTGGAGGTCCACCAGTGTGTGGCCAGAG GATTGCCCCCTCAGCTCTGGCAAGGAGAACCAGTCATTGTCCTCAACCCCAcagagcagaggctggaggTGGGGAAGCCGCTCCAGCTGCAGTGTGCTGCCATGGGTGTCCCAGCTCCCAGCTACCAGTGGTACCGGAATGGGAACCTGCTGGAAcaccagaagaagaaaaaactctGGGTAACGTTGCCTTGG GATGGTTCAGAACCTTTGGCTGCTGAG ATCAGCCCTGCGACGGTCAGTGACGCTGGCACGTACCTCTGCTGCGCCTCCAACAGCCTTGGCGAGCACTGGACCAGCGCCGTGGACGTCCACCTTG gtgTGTGTGACCCTGAAGAGTTTTTTG CTACAGGCAAGATCGCACTTTTGGTGGGCAACAACCGCTACCAGCATCATCCCAACCTGATGGCTCCCGTCACGGATGTCTTTGAGTTGAGTCGTCTTCTGGAGCAGCTGGGCTTCCAGGTTGTCTCCCTCCTGGATCTGAACAAGGCTGAGATGGTGGCAGCAGTCAGTcagttcctgcagctcctgggaaagGGAGTCTACG CTATATTCTACTATGCTGGTCATGGGTACGAACATTCGGGAAGGAACTACATGGTCCCCGTTGATGCTCCACAACCCTACGTCCCTGAGAACTGTATCAGCGTGCAGAGGATCCTCCAGAAGATGCAGCAGCAGCGGACAGCCCTGAACCTCGTCCTGCTGGACACCTGCAGGAAATG GTACAACCGGCAGTGTGCCCTCTCCCAGGTGCAGCCGCTGGAGCCCTGGGGCAACACCGTTTACGGCTACGCCAC GTGCGAAGATGCTGAAGCCTATGAGTTACAGGATGGAGAGTACAGCTCTGGGATCTTCATGAAGTATCTGAAGAAACACATTCTGCAGAACAAGAAGGTTACGCATATGCTGGAAGATGTGTTAGAAG ACATTGGTCGGGATCCCTTGGTCACTGGGAAGCAGGTGATGGAGATCAAACACACTTTGAAGGAAGCCCGGTCACTGACAGACCCAATCTGTCCTTTGGGAGCAACTGCTGAGCGCTGGGGCCATGGCCACG AGCTGGGGAGCGAGATGGTGACCTTCCCCTGCGGGGTGCGGGTGGAGCTGCACTTCCCCCGGCTCTTCTCCAACGTGGTGTCCGTGTGCGCCAAGTTGCAGCCACCCCCAGCCCACGTCGCTGATGCCCGGCTCCGGCTCTGCTGGCCCTCC GAGATGGACAGTGTGGCGGTCCTGAATGAGAGCCGCCTGGAACAAGTGGAGTCTCTGCTCACCTCTTTGTACAAGCGGGAGGAGCTGGACTGTGTCTTGCAGCTCTGTGGACTACAGAAAATCCAG atgGACGTGGTCCTGCAGCTGGATTTGCATTACACCCACCTGCGAACGAGGCAGAGGACTTTGGAAAGCCGGCAGACAACGCTCCCCAAACCTCTGCTCTGGCAGTGTTTCAGCCAGAGGAGTCGCTCCCCGCCGAGCACCCCTAGAACTCCTGTGCCGGACCCAAAGGGGCAGGCGTCGCTGCGGATGGGCTCCAGCCACAGCTTGCCCAGCGGCAATCCCTCCAACTCCAGCAGTGAGCCGGAGGAGAATGATGAGAGTGACCTCGGCGAGCTCTGCTCCGCGCTGCTTCGGGCTGGCCCCGGGCAGGGATACCCGTGA